From Salvelinus sp. IW2-2015 linkage group LG18, ASM291031v2, whole genome shotgun sequence, a single genomic window includes:
- the LOC111978348 gene encoding E3 ubiquitin-protein ligase TRIM35: MLQQGPTAALEDELSCPICFEFFQDPVSLKCQHSFCRGCLETPAWIQQKQRECPVCRRRHSMVXFPPSMSNMKLRNIVEAYLQREEKEGNEGRAVCLVLCSTHNKKLRFFCKECEELVCAVCVETELHAKHKHLSVKEEAQWRKRELTALLYXLPEKLELDVKQARASRECAAQYIKTQAQTTAGQIKSEFANLHQFLRAEEEARLAALKQEESKKTGLLTERINRLTSDMTSLSERISDIQYRMKTDDVSFLQIYKDLKDSTLQDPEPVSGTLIDVAEHLGNLRFKVWEKMQKMVQYTXVTLDVNSAHADLLISGVLLEVSDRRVSQPVPDNAERFESSVSVLGSVGFCSGIHSWEVEVGPKKAWTLGVAKEGVARKGNVMVSPEGGEVEVGPKKAWTLGVAKEGVARKGNVMVSPEGGIWAMGLWNGEQYSAGTAPLGTPLVLKRKPKRIMVKLDYEKGELSFYDSSDMSLIYTFEHRFTERLFPYFSPCLNSDGTNPGVLRICPEKVSVTVXPIH, encoded by the exons ATGCTCCAGCAGGGACCTACAGCAGCTCTGGAGGACGAGCTCAGCTGTCCCATCTGCTTTGAATTTTTCCAGGACCCCGTGAGTCTGAAATGCCAACACAGCTTCTGCCGCGGCTGCCTGGAAACACCAGCATGGATACAACAAAAGCAGCGCGAATGCCCCGTCTGCAGGCGAAGGCATTCCATGGTCYatttccctccctccatgtccAACATGAAACTGAGGAACATAGTGGAGGCCtacctgcagagagaggagaaggaggggaatgAGGGGAGAGCAGTGTGTCTTGTGCTGTGTTCCACACATAACAAGAAGCTCAGGTTTTTCTGTAAGGAGTGTGAGGAacttgtttgtgctgtgtgtgtggagaccgAGCTGCATGCCAAGCATAAGCACCTGTCAGTGAAGGAGGAAGCGCAATGGCGTAAG AGGGAACTCACGGCATTGCTCTACAYCCTTCCTGAGAAACTGGAACTGGACGTAAAGCAAGCGAGAGCATCAAGAGAGTGTGCAGCACAATACATCAAG ACCCAGGCCCAGACCACAGCAGGACAGATCAAGAGTGAGTTTGCGAATCTCCACCAGTTCCTGAGAGCGGAGGAGGAGgccagactggcagctctgaaaCAGGAGGAGAGCAAGAAGACAGGGTTACTGACTGAGAGGATCAACCGCCTCACCAGCGACATGACTTCCCTCTCGGAGAGAAtctcagacatacagtacaggatGAAAACCGATGATGTCTCATTCTTGCAG ATATACAAGGACTTGAAAGACAG TACACTGCAGGATCCAGAGCCTGTATCAGGGACACTGATAGACGTGGCCGAACACCTGGGCAACCTGAGGTTCAAGGTCTGGGAGAAAATGCAGAAAATGGTGCAATACA CCRCTGTGACCCTGGATGTGAATTCAGCCCACGCTGATCTACTGATCTCTGGGGTTCTCCTGGAGGTGAGTGACAGACGGGTGTCCCAGCCTGTGCCTGATAATGCTGAGCGATTCGARAGCTCAGTGAGCGTGCTAGGCTCTGTGGGTTTTTGCTCAGGCATTCACAgctgggaggtggaggtggggccTAAGAAGGCCTGGACTCTGGGCGTGGCCAAAGAGGGTGTAGCCCGGAAAGGCAATGTGATGGTCAGCCCAGAGGGCGGNGAGGTGGAGGTGGGGCCTAAGAAGGCCTGGACTCTGGGCGTGGCCAAAGAGGGTGTAGCCCGGAAAGGCAATGTGATGGTCAGCCCAGAGGGCGGGATCTGGGCGATGGGGCTGTGGAACGGGGAGCAGTATAGCGCTGGAACTGCCCCCCTGGGTACCCCGTTGGTTCTGAAGAGGAAGCCCAAGAGGATCATGGTCAAGCTGGACTATGAGAAAGGAGAACTCTCCTTCTATGACTCCAGTGACATGTCACTCATCTATACGTTCGAACACAGGTTCACAGAGAGACTGTTCCCCtacttctctccctgtctcaacTCTGATGGCACTAACCCTGGKGTSCTGAGGATCTGCCCTGAGAAGGTGTCTGTGACTGTGGKACCTATTCACTGA
- the LOC111978347 gene encoding E3 ubiquitin-protein ligase TRIM35 → MAATWTLEDDMSCPVCCDVFTDPVVLGCSHSFCRSCLESYWNTQVIKKCPVCRHHSLTDAPPSNLALRNIVETFARERSHNTTKQEETRDGEKESQGRRESGRRSGLVRDGDERCXLHRKRLLLFCVXDXEALCAVCQTSRRHRSHQLCPVDEAAQELKEEVKASIIPLRRKLETFQKLKEDCMKTAEHIKSQAKQTERKIRDEFVELHQFLRLEEVVRLSALSEEVEMKTVIMAEKIEHLAKKMTSLTSNIREIEQDIEANDLPFLQAYKNNKARANCTLQDPEPVSGALIDVAQHLGNLRFKIWEKMQEKVQYTPVTLDPNTAAPWLSLSDDLTSVCVSGEKHHVPNNPERCDTCVCVLGADPFSSGSHFWEVEVAGKTRWDLGVLRESVRRKGVLSVNPVHGFWALSLRDGGQYSXCTMPWTRLTLKRRPRRVRVCLDYDAGEVTFYDPTDMSLIYTFRDXFKEPLLPYLCPCVSDSGRNAEPLKICPAKVSLVHDVGEKVX, encoded by the exons ATGGCTGCCACCTGGACCCTGGAGGACGACATGTCCTGCCCTGTGTGCTGCGATGTTTTCACTGACCCTGTYGTGCTGGGCTGCAGCCACAGCTTCTGCAGGAGCTGCCTGGARAGCTACTGGAACACMCAGGTCATCAAAAAGTGCCCCGTCTGCCGCCACCATTCCCTAACCGACGCTCCACCCAGTAACCTGGCTCTGAGGAACATCGTGGAGACCTTTGCGAGGGAGAGGAGCCACAATACCACCAAGCAGGAGGAGACGAGAGAYGGGGAGAAGGAGAGCCAGGGAAGGAGGGAGTCAGGAMGGAGGAGTGGGTTGGTACGGGATGGGGATGAAAGGTGCYGTCTCCATMggaagaggttgttgttgttCTGTGTGYAGGACKAGGAGGCTCTGTGTGCGGTGTGTCAGACCTCCAGGAGACACAGGAGCCATCAGCTCTGCCCTGTGGACGAGGCTGCTCAGGAACTCAAG GAGGAAGTGAAAGCATCTATCATCCCTCTGAGGAGGAAGTTGGAGACATTCCAAAAGTTGAAGGAGGATTGCATGAAAACAGCAGAACACATCAAG AGCCAGGCCAAGCAAACAGAAAGGAAGATAAGAGATGAGTTTGTGGAGCTGCATCAATTCCTGCGTCTGGAGGAAGTTGTCCGGCTGTCTGCCCTCTCTGAGGAGGTGGAGATGAAGACAGTTATAATGGCAGAGAAGATTGAACACCTGGCCAAAAAGATGACCTCCCTGACCAGCAACATCAGAGAGATAGAACAGGATATAGAGGCAAACGACCTTCCATTTCTCCAG GCTTACAAGAACAACAAAGCA AGGGCCAACTGTACATTGCAGGATCCAGAGCCTGTATCAGGGGCATTGATCGATGTGGCCCAACACCTGGGCAATCTGAGGTTCAAGATCTGGGAGAAGATGCAGGAGAAGGTGCAATACA CCCCAGTGACTCTGGACCCCAACACTGCGgccccctggctctctctctcagacgacCTGACCAGTGTGTGCGTCAGTGGAGAGAAGCATCACGTCCCCAACAACCCAGAGCGCTGTGACACGTGTGTTTGCGTGCTGGGGGCCGACCCCTTCAGTTCCGGCAGTCACTTTTGGGAGGTGGAGGTGGCGGGTAAGACCAGATGGGACCTGGGGGTCCTGAGAGAGAGTGTGCGTAGGAAAGGGGTCCTGAGTGTGAACCCTGTCCACGGGTTCTGGGCCCTGTCACTGAGGGACGGCGGCCAGTACAGCYCCTGCACCATGCCCTGGACCCGTCTCACTCTGAAGAGGAGGCCCAGGAGGGTCAGAGTGTGTCTGGACTATGATGCGGGAGAGGTGACTTTCTATGACCCCACTGACATGTCACTCATCTATACATTCAGGGACAKGTTTAAAGAGCCATTGTTGCCCTACCTCTGTCCCTGTGTGAGTGACAGCGGCCGCAATGCTGAGCCACTAAAGATATGCCCTGCCAAAGTGTCATTGGTTCATGATGTTGGTGAGAAAGTTRTGTAG